Part of the Zea mays cultivar B73 chromosome 4, Zm-B73-REFERENCE-NAM-5.0, whole genome shotgun sequence genome is shown below.
AACACGAAACAATTTGTGCTGTCTATGCTAGGGGTCGTCCGTCTGTTGATGGGGGTTTACACATTTGCAATGTTTTTGTATACACAGGTCAGTAACCGGAGATCGCGGAAGTGGTTTAACGACCGTTTGCTGATTGAACTCGTCCCGCGTCTTTACGTTGAAGAGATCAAAGGCCTATTCGCTCCTCCGCCGTGGGGTAAACACCAGATGCCGCTCTGGTTTACTGAATGCGATTTCACTAACCTGGCAATAATCTTCGCTGTCGTACCTACATCGTTTTAGATTGATTCATTCATGTATACATGTGCTAGAAAAGATCCACAGTTTGTTGTCAGAAACATAGATATGTATTCTCTTGTAACCATGCCCTTTTTAAAACATTCATAATTGACTACAGCGCTGAATTTTTTTTTGGAGTCAGGATATTCTCATTGTACTTTCACTATTTGTTGCAGAACTGTTACATTGCTTCATGCAATGGTGTACCAGAAAAGCTATAAACTATGTTGACATTTGATAGAAACATAGAGACTATCTTCTCTTAAGCGTGCCCATTCTGAACTTCCGCAAGGATTACAATCCTAAAATTTTGTTTAGCCGAAGCTTATGTTTGCTGCTCTTCAATCATCAATTATATGTTTTCATCAAATTCTTGTGCGGAAGTGCTCTTCCATTAATCAATGGGCATCACATGCATGGTATTTCCCTGTGTATGCTTTGGAAAAGCTCATGTCTTCTATATTATAATGATTATGCAGGTGAGCAAGTGCCCTTGTCAGCATTCTACAGGGCAAATGTTGGTGAATGGGATTCCTTCAGGAGCATTGACATGGATGCTGAGGTAGGTAGATGTTAATATGCCTGTCTTCCTAGCCACATTTTGTTCTTCATTGTCCACAGTATAATTTAGTGAGTGAAATGTAGTGATGTACAACAAGACAGGAGATTTGTACATCATGGTGCATTAGTTTATGGATCGGTCGTACTTACAAGTTTTCTTTCTTATTTGTAGGCAAGATTGATGCAGCATATGAAAAAATCATTGGAAAAACCCAGGAATCATGTCGATGAAGGGGAATCGATTGCGCTGAATGCTTGGCATCGAATAGATCGACACACTAGAGAAGCAATAAAGAGAAATTTCCTTCCTGATCTGCTTGGAATATATGAAGTACTGCCTTCTTTTCtcaagtttttttttttttgagacAACCTTCTTTCCTCAAGTTTTGACCTCTATTTACCGAAATGATTATAATGGATCATGGCTAATTAGTTTTTCTTGTAAAGAAGACATCAGAGTTCTTTGATTATGTatctgtatgtatgtatgtatctaCTATCTAAGAACATGTAGATAATTTATTGGCACTACATCGAGTTTTCTTTCCCTCTTATTAGAAGTACGATCTTCTTAATTTCATTTATGCCACTTGTACCAGCTTCTCAGTTCCTCACGTCACCTTGCTTCTGCCTTTTTCATGTTTGCAGGAACGCGTTAGGGCCTTCATTGAAGACGCTAGTGACAAAGATGCTCTTGTGCTGAATGTTCAGGACCCATTTCAGAGACTACTGCTCCACGGTGTTTGTGAGGTGAGTATGCTGCCAAGCCGAAGAAAATCCAACAGCTTCATCTGGGAGACCATGGTTTCCCGCTTAAGAAAAGCTGCAGTGCTGATCATGGCTTCGTCTGTATGCAGTTCTACAACGTGAGCTCGACAACCACCAGCAGTGTGAGAGAAGATGGGAGGCCTTGGAAGGCAACCACCATCAAGAAGAGGCAGGGCACCGGCGTTCCCTCTAGAATCACACTAGTTAGCTTTCTGAGAATGAAGAAGAATGGATCGCAGTAACGTTAGTTAGCGTTCAAGAATACAACAAAATTGCTTTAGATTCCGTTTAGGCTGTTGCAAGACAAGTGAGTGGTCACTGGCAATGTGTTCTTATATCGCATCAGCCTGCTGGCTACGGTTTGGAACTTCCTGACAGAAAGTAGAAACTTCCGGTTCTACAATCTTTGTGCGGGAACTTACCTCAACACATCGCAAATGAGTCATTTTCTTCGATACAACCCGATAATTCAACTAATTAACTCATCCCAACTCGCGCCATAGCTAGAGATTCAACTATAATAACTTGCCCCAACTCGCGCCATAACCATTGGGTTAAACCCATTACCTAAACCCATGTAAGACCTTTGAAAGATTTTATGTACACTAGAGTGGATTCGTTAGTGTGTTTGGATTGAAACAAACACCGAAACATTTCACTAGCTGATTCATGAATGGGTTTAAATTGTCTAGATATCTAAAGCCGGATCCACATGTGAGCCTCACTTTAGAAGTCAGACCCTAAAATTAAAGCCTCAAGTTTAAACCTTAATTTTTTCACAAAATCAATTGAATTTTGTTGGAAATAGCTAAGAATAATAATATACTAATTTGCGTGTGACAGTGTAGCTAGATCTACGTGTAGACCCTACCTTAGAAGTCGGACCCTAAAATTAAAACATCGTGTTCACACTTTAAAATTGTCACAAAATTAATAGATTTTTTGGAAATAAGTAACCATGATAAACCTGCTAATTTACATGTAACAATGTAGCTAGTTCCACGTGTAGGTCTCATCTTAGAAGCCAAACACTAAAAATAAAACATCACGTTCACACTTTAAAAATTTCACAAAATTATATATTTTTTGGAAATGAGTAAGAACGATAATATGCTAATTTGTGTGTAGCAGTGTAACTGGATCCATATGTAGGTCCTACCTTAGAAGTCGGGTCCTAACATTAAAATCTACTGTTCACACCTTAAAATCTTTACAAAATCAATTAAACTTTGTTAGAAATAGCAAAGAACCAAAGAATGATAATCGACTAATTTGTGTGAAAAGATGTAGCTAGAACCACAACTCCACTTTAAAAAACACGACCTTAAAATCAAAACCTTGCATTTGCTTCTTAAATTTTTTACGAAATTAACCAAGGTTTATTAGAAATGCCTTAGTTTGACATTCAATTAAACTGTATGAAATCTAAAAGATCCACACATAGACCATAGCTTAAAAGCTGTGCTCGGTTACAATTCTAGCATGGGGTGAGGGGCATATCTGATAACCCATTTCAACCGACTTCTTAGCAAACCTGCACAAATCCGTCTCATTTGGCTCTAAAATATATTTCCACCCATCCAAACAACACATGTATTGATACCCACACATAAAACCCATTACAATCCAAGCCATTAGTAGGCCTATGGGGATCTGGTGTGGAACTATTTTAGGAAATAAATTTAGacatttttgttttgttttgatgAAAGCTAGTAATGTTTAATAGAGTAAGTTATAGAAGTTTGACCGAACACGAATGATTTGCGAAAGGAATGGGCCAGTATTGTCACTTAAACAACGTTACAAAACTGCTAGAAGTGTAGTAGTAGTTTTACATTGTTGAAGGTAAACACAACAAATCCAAATCCTTTGaggattattgttattatttatAACTCTGCTACAAGTAGATTGTTTATGTACATCTGGATCGAGCAGAGGGCAACATTTTTTCACACATGGCTCCACTAGAGACGGAGGCAACATTTTTATGAGTAACTTTTCGAGCAACTAGATTCCTAGATAGTCAAGCTGCCACAAAAATCTAGATATCGAGAGCTTGTGTGCGGAAGAAGACGAAGGATTCTACACGGTTTAGGGTTTAGAAAGCGACGGATTCCTCGTATAGCGACGAATTCTACGTTCGCAATGATTTAGATGATTTTCAAAGAAGCGTGTTAAAAAGAGAAGCGCCGCCAGAAACTGAAACCGATTCTGACAGAAAAAATCTAGCCAGAAGCAAAAACAAACAAGCCCTAGTCGCATGTTGTATTATTTTTATAAATATTGTGTTATAGTTGTTGCACAACCCAACAGCTAAGCTAAAAGGCTTAGCTAGATATCTTAAACACCGGTAAAAAGCACCTTGATACCTGGTTTAAATACTCTCGTATTCATCTCAACACATGTGGCCTGAGATGAATATGAGTGTCCAAACAAGATCTAGAGGTGGAGGCTAGGGAGTATTTATAACACGCTCAAACAAAACTAGTTGTTGCCCTGCTACATACACATGCTGGACTGGTCCTGTATGCACCGTAGTTCCTGTTAGCTACGGAAAAGTTCCCACCCTGAAAATGTTGGCAAAATGTATCAATCTAATTGAGGTACCACTGCTCGAAAATTCCTTAAACCAATCCAGTATCGCCACCCACAACAAACTCTGTTAAAATCTCGTGGCACTCTCAAAAACCTCGTATGGATTGAACTTCAGCACTTATAGACAATCATGTTGCAtctctcttaatagtacggcataCCTATCAGCTCAAGTTTAGATGAAAACTGAATTCAAATCTCTTGAGTTATACTCCATTGATCAACGCCATAACTTTCAATCTTCATCATACAGGATGCCAACATATTCATCTTGATTGTAGCTTGAGCATAGCCATCTTGATCATGTGATTTGATCCAATTCAATCCATATGAATTAATCTAATGGCATGAAATCAGTTTCTTCAAATGATCCAACAATGATTTAATCCTCCTCACAATATAACTTCTTCTAACTTGAATAGTGAAAAACTAAATGCAAGCACTTTCTTCTTCACCACAACCATGTCCTTCGTTTCTATATGCCCAAGCCGTCGCTTTTCCTTTATCTTCACTTGGTCCCCACGGAAGCCATTTCCTTGCTACCATCACCCTTTCAAGCCATTCCAAGTCATATGAGTTTTTAATCGATATTAATCATACATTGAAATCCATATAGTGAAAACCATTTTCATCAATATTGATTTTCTTGAGCGAGCTCTCTAAATAAGACCATTACATATGCAAGACATCATGTCTCCTATAACCAACTCAAATATACTTACTCTCATTTGACACTTaaatatcccatgatatacaagccatttcatttgcattgatatcttTTGCTTCAACTAGATTGTCTTCACAATAATAAATCAGTTTGGCTTTTCATTTCACCATAATCTAAAACATCATTAAGGTTGCCTTTATAATTGAACCTTTGATATACATTAAATGATACAAACATCTCATATTAAGTGTATGTAATATAATCAgttacctgttcaacacttaacaaACTTATTAGTCCTTTAATTGTGTTATTATTCAATCATCTAAAACCAACTAAATAGCTAGATGCACTTGCATAAGATAACTTTTTAATCCTTTTCACCCAACTTTTGACTTGTTTTGACCATTTTGCACATGTGTTCATTTGAATTATCACCTCATTCTCTGGAAGCTCAATATACCTGGAAGCTCAGTAGCTCTGGCACCCAGTGGCGGAGGGTGACTTTTAGATTTCATATTTCCTAGCACCAATACAGGTCTCATCCTCATTGTTGCCCGGCAATGGGTGAGATATTGCGGCTGAGCAGCTGCCATAATTGTCCACAGTTTACTGTATTTCTACAAGGGTCTGCACTTGAGAACTCTACTACTGAGTACAAAAGGCTAGGTAGGCATGGTGACAAAATAGACCACATATCTGTGTATAGTGAATTCCTTTTCAGGACCATTAGGTTCACTCCATGGAAAATGATTTGGCAGTCTTGGCCCCTCTAAAGGCGCAAGATTTTCATTTGGTTTAAGGTCGTGAATTACTGTTGGACTGCTGATAGGCTATCAAAGCTGGAACACTACCACATCCAACAGCATGTCCACTTTGTGATAAGCCCCAAAAATCATTAACTATATGCTGATTTCATGCGTGGTCACAATTCACAAGGGAAGTCTAGTGGTTCACTGTTTTTCAGAAATTTGGTTTGCATACACCTCCCACCAGAACAGGATGTTAATTCTTTCTCAGGATCGTGAAATGAAGGGTTTAGGCAAGGAGCACCAGGGAGGCATCAACACTTTTGCTCATTTTCGGCGTTTGGGAAATCTGTAAACACCACCGTAACAATGGCATTTTTAACAATGTTAGCACTAGTGCGGCCTCAGTTGTGCAGATGGTGGAGGGAACCCTTTGGTATTCATCTGGATCCTCCAGCGTCCGAACCCTCTTCTAGGGTCAGTGTTTTTAATATTGGTTGTTTCTTTTGCTCATGTGTAGCGCACATGTAACAGTAGTCCTAGAGTGCATGAGTTCTGGGTGTGTTGTGTCTGTGGGGTTGTAGCATTTGGTACTCTTTCTTCCTAATGAAAATAACAGGCACCTCTCCAGCATCGTTCGAGGAAAAAAATACATGGGATACACTTGATAGAACATCACAGGAAGTCAATAATAATGATCATTCATGGATCATCACATCATACTATTGGGACACTTCAACAGATAATAGCACATAAAGGTCACATTGTTTATGCAGTCAAAATGAGAAGAAAGCATCTGCATAAGCATTGTTTGCACTTTTTGGCTACATAGTTCTTATAACGCTTAGATAATACCAGCTAACCTGGCATCTCATTTTGCATCCCAATCCTTCAGCTTCTTACTTCCCTTTGGTTTAGCAATAGGTGCATTCATGCCTGCCATTTTTGCATTATACTTTGCTCGCAGAGGCCCATTTGTTGACCATCTGGAAAACAAGCCATTAAAAAATTATTCAGACTCAGTACAGATGTTTTCATGTTAGAAAAGAACAAAATACAGCACCCTAAAAAGTGTTTGAAGCAATTCAATTGACACATACTACCTcatttctcgaatatttgtcgtccgctagttcatttttgaactaaaacgtgacaaataaaaaagaacggagggagtatgtaCTAAGCTTTGAGGTTTTGACAAATTAGCAGATCAAAGAACTGCAGTCAAATTCTGCCTCAAAAGCTACAATGGCTACGTCAGGGCCTCCATTGGACTTCCTATTTAAAAGCATCATTTTTCTTTTGCCTTGAGAGTCAAACTAGAAATGAAAGCACTTGCAAGAAAATTAAACAAGCCAACTGAATAATATCACGAGAGTAAATAATGATGCAACAGGCATGTGTACTTACGGTGCATTCCAATCTGTAGTGTCTTCATTAACAAGATGCGTCCATTTCGTCCTGCCGCTGCGCCCGAAATGTTTAACTTGCATGACCTTGGGCAGGATGCTCTTATCCATCTTATCTTCTCCAGTGGGCTCAGAGAAATCACGGGTGTAGATATCCTCTTTACCCGCTGACTGGATAACATCATCAGCACCTTCCTGGAAGAAGGCGCCTTTGTGGTAATACTTCTGCA
Proteins encoded:
- the LOC100276056 gene encoding uncharacterized protein LOC100276056, which produces MASADLLRREEEFYSSLFDSAKGDGARSRSQLIERKIEALEDMATRVSNRRSRKWFNDRLLIELVPRLYVEEIKGLFAPPPWGEQVPLSAFYRANVGEWDSFRSIDMDAEARLMQHMKKSLEKPRNHVDEGESIALNAWHRIDRHTREAIKRNFLPDLLGIYEERVRAFIEDASDKDALVLNVQDPFQRLLLHGVCEFYNVSSTTTSSVREDGRPWKATTIKKRQGTGVPSRITLVSFLRMKKNGSQ